Genomic window (Gadus macrocephalus chromosome 13, ASM3116895v1):
tgctgacctctagcgtctGTAGCGTGAAACTACATTTTTCCGAAGATGGACTACAACAAGCGCTCTTCttgtattgatttcaatcaAGTTGTCGCCAACAGTTACAATCACCAAGGTCAGACTTGGCCAACGGGAACATTTTAGGACACTTGaatcccaattcacatgtgaaaaaaaaataggctaaacttatgttgatgttgaaatgaACTGCCCCCGGTAGTTTTTCCTAAATATGAGGttggcattttattttcttacgtATATTTTGTGCTTACTAACCagcaataaattaattaatttctgGAATTCGAATCCATTATTATaaattttcttttcttcttttcttctgCTTTACCTCGTCTCATCCGTCTTCGCGTAAAGTCGTTAAACTTTGTTGGTGGCCGGTTGCTTTAAATGTTGCCGCCGTAAAGCTTTATGGGATACCaatatctcctttccttttgtAAAGGTTGCTCAGGTGTAAGCTATGATAAAGGAGGGTTAAAGATGCATTGAggctgtcacaccaaatttgtaccgggtgccaaatttgtaccgccAACGtagccaggcaacggacaacagaatacgtaaggggttgtccgttgccaggcaggtttaaaaaaacaatcgcgctcatgttgccaaagacgaaataacataatacagatgaGCACCTTTCCTAAGCATTTGAAGAATTCGAACCATAGAGcactatagagctcgtaagtccgccccttccggGAGACCCGCAACATGGCCTTTAAGGTCCCAAACATTGATTTAAAATTCAATGCTTTAATACCACTCTTATCATATTCTTATCTAACTGTGGTTTTCTGATATAATGGGTGTTATTTCTccaaagaaactggaatataattgagttgtttttttaacattagCGGAAGAGACATAAAGGGAGTTACATGATATGCTGCTGTGGATAAACCTTCTGTTTTAGAAAGAATAGCTCTACCAAAAAtagtgagaggtctctgcttaGCCAGCGACTAAGAGATTGTTTCTCAATGAATTATCTCTTAAACGGTTAGAAAAATTAACATCTTCCCTTCTGATGGCATTTTTAGACAAAACTATTCCTAGATATTTCACTTCGGGTTTAACCTTGATTGAAGAAATGGTGGAATCTGTAGAAGAATGAATGGGAAGTAGCTCACATTTTTTAATGTTAAGGGATAATCCAGATGCTTTCGAGAATACTGAGACTGAATTAAGGGAAACATCTACCatcaatttttttcttttaaaggaTTGCTGTGTCCGCGATTTAACTAATTGTATATTCCTTATCGAATATTGAAATACCATGCAAAGTCGGGTTGTTTTTGATGAGCATAACAAGCGATTGGGGCGTCtgaggcatctggatcacaccattATTCTTCTGTCAACATTCACCAtgcgctctgattggttgaatgtGATGCACGCTGCAAGGAGCGTCGGAACGTGCAAACCAAACAAAACCCGGAAAAGGGAAGTAGGCCACCCAACTGCCCAATGTGAGAGTGAAGTTAGTCAGGTAACTCCGTGAATGAAAAATACTTTACAATTCAAATAAATCTTTGCGCATCGTGTATTCTTTTGTGATAGTCGTAGGGCTTGATTTTGCATTCCGCCAACGGTGTGTTTTCCCACATTGAATAAATAGTACGAGGCGTTATCAGCGCTGTAGTGGGTTTGGGTTAGTGGTTAAAAACACATCCACTGTTATGTTTGGGAGCTGGAGTTTCCTCCCGACCTCTCTCACTCCGATGAGGCGAAGACTGTCGATGCACAGCGATCTGTGatagttagggttagtagtATAGTATATCTGTGATAGTATGATAACTTGAACGATCTTCCACTGCGTCTGGATTGTCAGgtatgatgaagaggagggttcATTTAAATCAAATGGTGTAAACCGTTTCTGGACAGGACTGAAGTTCCCCTGTTTGGCATACTGTCATTGTAAATGCTTTCTTATCTGCTTCATGCCCTTGATTTCAAacgtattgttgttgttttttgtattattgttattgttcttCGGTGTATTTGCTTTGTTTATACTGTTTGGTAATCAATGATACAAACAGCGACGTTGTCTTGTTTTGCTGTCAGGGTCTGGATTTCCCCACCGCCTTCCTGTGGGTTTCTGTGAAATGACCTGACATCGATGCCCCTTGTTTCAGTGTCATTTGGCAATGGCGAGAATAGCTTGGTATCAAGAGAAGGTACATTAAGATTGATAGTGGAACGtatggttgttgtttttcaatGCCAGATCATGATTGAAATGTTATTCAATAATCTCTGCAATAGATCGGGGCGTACGATCAGCAAGTATGGGAGAAATCTCTGGAGAAGGCTGAGCTTAATGTAAGGAAACTCATCAAACGACTATATTTGCTAACTACACTAATGTTAATTTCCATAAAATAATTTGTCCTCCCATCAATCCTAACTATTCTTAATTTCCTAGGACATCGACAGCAAACCAATGAAGACTGGCCACATCAAGCCAGATCTTATCGATGTGGATCTGGTCAGAGGTGATTATCATCAGCATATCTGTATTTTACTCAAGACAGAGAGTTAGAATAGCTTCATAATCTAAAGCTAACAATGATAGATTGATGAAAGATATGTATAATGAATACAAACAGATTATTACGAGGTAACCAAGGTATCATAAAGGATCAGTGTAATATATGAATGCCTTATGATTTGTACAAGCAAACCTGGAAGTATGGCGCAATGGGAGCAGGGTCGGTTCAGATGTTGATAGGGCTGAAACAAAGTGTGTGGAAAAGGTTCATAACAATGTAACGTGTTGAGGGCTGCAATAAGTTTCAGGCCTAAAATGGGTTCATGACATGGTTACAAACTATTTTAGGATGTTGATGCATTGTACTTTTATTTTTGCATCTGCGTTGCAGATTGTAAATGTACATGTTCCATGTAAAGTTTTAGTAGTTTTCACTTTTAGTTTACATTTGTATGCCTTTTTTCTATTACGGTCCCGTACTTTCTGCTACCACACCCGCTCATCCTGTGAGGGATCCATAGAGTACCATTTTATTAGACGTGTTCATTCAGGCACATTGAAGCTCAACCCCAGTCAgacgtgtctctgtgtttgggcCCTGCCAGGATCTACGTTCAGCAAGGCCAAGCCAGAGAGCCCCTGGGCGTCTCTGACCCGCAAAGGCCTCGTCCGGGTGCtcctcttccccttcttcttccgCTGGTGGACCCAGGTCACCTCCACACACGTCTCCTGGTGCATCCTGCTGCTCTACTTCATGCAAGGTAGGCTGTGCTCTCCCGGGGGCATCCTGCTCATGCTGAACCTGGAACAATGTTTACTACCATTAAAGTTGAAGAACCGGTATCTGTTCCctccctctgattggttggtgtCCAACGGCTGCTGAGTTCTTCTGGTTCGAGTTGGGCTGTCTCTTGTTGAGGCCTACTGTAGTCAAGGGCATTGAAATCACAGCAGCGACAGCTTTAGGAAACAAGCAAGTCTTGGAATAATGTAAAAGTCCAATTGATGATCGTTGATCTGGAAAATATGTGAagtaagaaaaaaaggaaatacatACTTAACCATCAGCCAAATGTGTGCTCTTTGTTAGAGACTTTAATCCAAAGTGTTTGATGGACAGTCTGGGGAATATGTTTTAAACATTGCTACCCCTTGTGGGAATCAAACCTaactcatacaataaaatacaatacaaacttTATTTTAATAGCGCCTTCCTGGCAAAGTTGTAATACAACCAGCTTAACAGAACAGTTAAAAATACAGCTGTACAATTTTAATACAAAAGTAAAGTGAAAATAACTGAAGATATAAGTAAAACgatagtaaaaaatatatatatgataggAGAGCATTACAATAATCAAGCCTGCTAGTAATAAAAGCATGCATTAGTCTCTCAGTATCTGCCTGAGAGAGAAACGGTTGCACTTTAGCAATATTTCTAAGGTGATAGAAAGGGGTTTTCGTTACATTACTGATGTGAGATTTAAAATTAAAATCAGGGTCTAGAATCACACCAAGATTTTTTACTAGGGGCTTAGTCTAAAACAGTGCCAAAGAGGCCAACCTCGGGCTTTATTCTGTTTATAAGGATGTCATGATCAACTGTGTCGAAAGCAGCACTTAAGTCTAGTACTAATATTGAGAGTTTCTTGTCATCCATGTTCATTGTTTGGTCATAAACAGCTTTAACTAGCGCTGTCTCAGTGCTGTGGTGAGGACGAAAGCCGGATTGAAACTCCTCAAATAAACAGTTTTGATGTTAATAATCATTTAACTGTTTATATACTTCTAAAAACAGTAGGTATGAAATTGGCCTAAAATTGTTTAGCACTGAAGTATCAAGATTACTTTTCTTTGAGAGGTTTCACAATAGCAGTTATAGCGACATGGGGAAAATAACAGTCAGTAGTGAGTGATTTACAATTGCTAACTCTTCAACCTCTAGACAACTAAACCCAGTTTTTAAGAAGGTGGTGGGGATAGGGTCAGGTGAGCAGCTCAATGTTAATTGATTGAACATTGAGAAGTGCCATATCAACTTTTTCTATTCATTATGTTTGAGTGCAGGACGCGGAACATTCACTGGGATGGCGATCCATTGGCTCCTATTCTGACTAGATAAGGAAAAAATATTCGACAGATTGACCCCATTGGCCTGACGTAATCTTTTCTTCCTGGTTGTCAGTACAGGAAAGGGACACCAGGGGGTGCTAGTAGGTTGTTCTTACTCTGGAAGACTGTATTCCACTGGCAGTgggctgggggagagggagggagtcatTCATGCTAGTGTAATGCCTTGCTCAACCAGCTGGGCAGGACCACAGAACCTAGTCTTCATGTcttgcctcccccctcccgcccaCCCCACCATCAGTGGCGGCGGTGGTTCTGTACCTCCAGCTGCCCACGGCCGGGGCCAGCGATCTGTTGGAGCCCGTGTGTCTGATGCTGCTTCTGGGGACGGTGCACTGCCAGATCGTCTCCACAGAGTCCAACCGCACCATCGCCAACAACAGCCCCGCCTCCACCGCCAGCCCCGCACGCCGGAGGAGGTGGGtctccgcacgcacacacacacacacacacacacacccccccacccccccagccccccacccccccagccccccagccccccacccccccagccccacaggcccccccacccccccacccccccaggcccccccagccccacaggcccccccacccccccagccccccaggcccccccagccccacaggcccccccacccccccacccccccagccccacaggcccccccagccccccagccccacaggcccccccagccccacaggcccccccagccccccagccccacagGCCCCCCCAGCTCCAcaggcccccccagccccccagccccccacccccccagccccacaggCCCCTCCTGGACCCTGGACCCCCACACTGCTGCCTATGAGCTTAATGAACCAGAGGTGTTTGTGGGCTGAAGGCCGTGGAAGAGCAGAGGAGCCAagaaggcggaggagggggagaccggAGGAGAGGCGGAGCAGAAGGCTCGGCCGACGGAGGACTGCGGGCGGCCGCCCTACAGAGCCGAGGTAGGCGCTGTCAATCACACCCAGCCGTCAATCAGATTCACCAGGGtggctgtctgtccgtccacacTGCACGATGATGATGTTTTAGTTCTCATTCATTGATGACCACTAGAGGACAGAAAAGGTCCACAGAGCTCCTGAGTATACCACTgacttctcttcctctcccatgCTCCTGTTTATTCTCAGTACAGTAGTTCCAATGATAACCATGTCATGATCATCGCCATGGAGACATACAATAACAAGGGGTTGGAATCACAGACGCTTAAAGGACTCGAGGCATGAGAGGAAGAGATTGTTGCTAGAAGCATTCAGCATTGAGACAGGTCCACCTCAACCTGCTCATTGAGACCAGGGGGTacccctccacctcaacctgcTCATTGAGACCAGGGGGTacccctccacctcaacctgcTCATTGAGACCAGGGGGTacccctccacctcaacctgcTCATTGAGACCAGGAGAGGTACCCCCTGGTCTCAGTGAGCTGGTTGAGGTGGAGGGGTCCCCCCTGGTCTCACTGGGACCAGGGGGGTCCCCTCTGGTCTCACTGGGACCAGGAGGGGTCCCCCCTGGTCTCACTGGGACCAGGAGGGGTCCCCCCTGGTCTCAGTGAGCAGGTTGAGGTTGAGGGGTCCCCCCTGGTCTCAATGAgcaggttgaggtggaggggtCCCCCCTGGTCTCACTGGGACCAGGGGGGTCCACTCTGGTCTCACTGGGACCAGGAGGGGTCCCCCCTGGTCTCACTGGGACCAGGAGAGGTACCCCCTGGTCTCAGTGAGCAGGTTGAGGTTGAGGGGTCCCCCCTGGTCTCAATGAgcaggttgaggtggaggggtCCCCCCTGGTCTCACTGGGACCAGGAGGGGTCCCCCCCTGGTCTCACTGGGACCAGGGGGGacccctctggtctctctgggaCCAGGAGGGATCCCCCCTGGTCCCAGTGAGCAGGTTGAGGTTGAGGGGTACCCCCTGGTCTCACTTGGGTCCTCCTGCAGAGCAGCAAGAGGAAGTCGGGGTTCCGGGCGTCGGACGAGCTCTCTacggacgaggaggaagaggcgagGGACGCCCAGGCCCCAGCGGCACCCAGCCTGCCGCCGTCCTCCAGCAGCCTGAGGAAGAGGGGCCCTCACAGGCTCCCCAAagccccccccagaccccaggTAGGTCCAGGTCATCCCCTGGTTCCACTTACTGTGCTGAACTACCGGCCGTACACCACACCAGGTAGTTCTACTGGTGGCAGCACAGAGCTGGACCTCAAGCTGCCAGGGCCAAAGTGAAGCCTTGCTTCATGCTTCGTCACGGAGATATTATCTAAGAGCGGAGGAAGcgttcagaaggggattttagtTTGTGTTACACACTTAAACGCTTACAGACCCCAGCCTCTAACAACATGAATGATCGCAACAAATATGAAGCGAAAGACAGTGAAACGCCCCTGGTCACCCAGAGGTCACCCAGAGGTCAGCTGGTCTGCCGTCAGACAAGAGATATTCATCAAGttcttcattctcatgatccaTACCAAGGATCAGGGACATGAATCCTCTCCAACACGCCTATGGTGGTGTCTTCTGTGGccacaggaaggaggaggaggagcaggagcaggaggaggaggaggaggaggagtcgagGTTACAGTGGCCAATGAGGGCAAGGCCAAATCCCGGGAACTGGACCGCCTGAGGCCGCCCCCCGGGGACTCCCGCCTCGCCTCCGACACGGATGACACCATGTGGGAGGAGCTTCTGCAGGGGCCTGACTCCGCCTCCAGCGGCAGCAGCGAGGGCGAGGGGCGCCACAACGTGGGCGTGGCGTTCCCGGCCTCCTCCGCCGCGCTGAGCAGCGATGAGGAGAACCTGCAGCAGGGCATCGCTGGGGTGAGTCTCTGGTTCCCCCGAGTCCTTTAACGCTGGGGTGAGTCTCTGGTTCCCCCGAGTCCTTTAACGCTGGGGTGAGTCTCTGGTTCCCCTGAGTCCTTTAACGCTGGGGTGAGTCTCTGGTTCCCCTGAGTCCTTTAACGGGTCCACGTGGTCCTTTAACGCTGGTGGAATTATCTCCTAAAGAGACTTGGCAAATGTAATAAAACCGTAGTAAATGAACCTATATAATGAAATActaaaagatgtaaaaaaaattacTCAATATAGATTAAACAATACTTACATAATTTTTGTTTTAGTAAACATAGTTTAATGATGTTCAGTATTGAGTAAATCACTATGCCAGTCACCCTTATAGACTATCTACTATCTTCTTCTTATGCCATCATAAGAAGAAGATAATAGAGATCCTTTGTAGCTAGACCACGGACGAAAATACTCCCCACCTCCTGACTTTTACGATCCTGCATTTAATGTTCAAATGCTACACCTATATGTGGAGCtctttaattgtgtgtgtgtgtgtgtgtgtgtgtgtgtgtgtgtgtgtgtgtgtgtg
Coding sequences:
- the phtf1 gene encoding putative homeodomain transcription factor 1 isoform X1, yielding MARIAWYQEKIGAYDQQVWEKSLEKAELNDIDSKPMKTGHIKPDLIDVDLVRGSTFSKAKPESPWASLTRKGLVRVLLFPFFFRWWTQVTSTHVSWCILLLYFMQVAAVVLYLQLPTAGASDLLEPVCLMLLLGTVHCQIVSTESNRTIANNSPASTASPARRRRPWKSRGAKKAEEGETGGEAEQKARPTEDCGRPPYRAESSKRKSGFRASDELSTDEEEEARDAQAPAAPSLPPSSSSLRKRGPHRLPKAPPRPQDQGHESSPTRLWWCLLWPQEGGGGAGAGGGGGGGVEVTVANEGKAKSRELDRLRPPPGDSRLASDTDDTMWEELLQGPDSASSGSSEGEGRHNVGVAFPASSAALSSDEENLQQGIAGGQLSWLQPCHPSRDRVSAIFWEKGECKKADMSVLEISGIILTRVKAVEQGMGYLMLAGLVTATLALLPYAFRLGQQLDLSSLTLLTPARLWGAAAGPADATACAFFLIVTVEKFCLAGLFFFMTCVAERTYRQRLLFAKLFSHLTSARKAKKSEIPHFRLKKVQNIKMWLSLRSFLKRRGPQRSVDVIVSTIFLLALSICFIICAQLLHNYKTFLDSVLNWELMVWAFALLLFLLRLATLGSETNSKYSNASVLLTEQINLYLRIEKKPNKKEELVLVNNVLKLAMKLMKELDTPFRLLGLTVNPLIYNITKVVILSAVSAVVSDRLGFNIRLWKIKS
- the phtf1 gene encoding putative homeodomain transcription factor 1 isoform X4, whose product is MARIAWYQEKIGAYDQQVWEKSLEKAELNDIDSKPMKTGHIKPDLIDVDLVRGSTFSKAKPESPWASLTRKGLVRVLLFPFFFRWWTQVTSTHVSWCILLLYFMQVAAVVLYLQLPTAGASDLLEPVCLMLLLGTVHCQIVSTESNRTIANNSPASTASPARRRRPWKSRGAKKAEEGETGGEAEQKARPTEDCGRPPYRAESSKRKSGFRASDELSTDEEEEARDAQAPAAPSLPPSSSSLRKRGPHRLPKAPPRPQVAGGGGGGGVEVTVANEGKAKSRELDRLRPPPGDSRLASDTDDTMWEELLQGPDSASSGSSEGEGRHNVGVAFPASSAALSSDEENLQQGIAGGQLSWLQPCHPSRDRVSAIFWEKGECKKADMSVLEISGIILTRVKAVEQGMGYLMLAGLVTATLALLPYAFRLGQQLDLSSLTLLTPARLWGAAAGPADATACAFFLIVTVEKFCLAGLFFFMTCVAERTYRQRLLFAKLFSHLTSARKAKKSEIPHFRLKKVQNIKMWLSLRSFLKRRGPQRSVDVIVSTIFLLALSICFIICAQLLHNYKTFLDSVLNWELMVWAFALLLFLLRLATLGSETNSKYSNASVLLTEQINLYLRIEKKPNKKEELVLVNNVLKLAMKLMKELDTPFRLLGLTVNPLIYNITKVVILSAVSAVVSDRLGFNIRLWKIKS
- the phtf1 gene encoding putative homeodomain transcription factor 1 isoform X2; the encoded protein is MARIAWYQEKIGAYDQQVWEKSLEKAELNDIDSKPMKTGHIKPDLIDVDLVRGSTFSKAKPESPWASLTRKGLVRVLLFPFFFRWWTQVTSTHVSWCILLLYFMQVAAVVLYLQLPTAGASDLLEPVCLMLLLGTVHCQIVSTESNRTIANNSPASTASPARRRRPWKSRGAKKAEEGETGGEAEQKARPTEDCGRPPYRAESSKRKSGFRASDELSTDEEEEARDAQAPAAPSLPPSSSSLRKRGPHRLPKAPPRPQEGGGGAGAGGGGGGGVEVTVANEGKAKSRELDRLRPPPGDSRLASDTDDTMWEELLQGPDSASSGSSEGEGRHNVGVAFPASSAALSSDEENLQQGIAGGQLSWLQPCHPSRDRVSAIFWEKGECKKADMSVLEISGIILTRVKAVEQGMGYLMLAGLVTATLALLPYAFRLGQQLDLSSLTLLTPARLWGAAAGPADATACAFFLIVTVEKFCLAGLFFFMTCVAERTYRQRLLFAKLFSHLTSARKAKKSEIPHFRLKKVQNIKMWLSLRSFLKRRGPQRSVDVIVSTIFLLALSICFIICAQLLHNYKTFLDSVLNWELMVWAFALLLFLLRLATLGSETNSKYSNASVLLTEQINLYLRIEKKPNKKEELVLVNNVLKLAMKLMKELDTPFRLLGLTVNPLIYNITKVVILSAVSAVVSDRLGFNIRLWKIKS
- the phtf1 gene encoding putative homeodomain transcription factor 1 isoform X3 translates to MARIAWYQEKIGAYDQQVWEKSLEKAELNDIDSKPMKTGHIKPDLIDVDLVRGSTFSKAKPESPWASLTRKGLVRVLLFPFFFRWWTQVTSTHVSWCILLLYFMQVAAVVLYLQLPTAGASDLLEPVCLMLLLGTVHCQIVSTESNRTIANNSPASTASPARRRRPWKSRGAKKAEEGETGGEAEQKARPTEDCGRPPYRAESSKRKSGFRASDELSTDEEEEARDAQAPAAPSLPPSSSSLRKRGPHRLPKAPPRPQVGAGGGGGGGVEVTVANEGKAKSRELDRLRPPPGDSRLASDTDDTMWEELLQGPDSASSGSSEGEGRHNVGVAFPASSAALSSDEENLQQGIAGGQLSWLQPCHPSRDRVSAIFWEKGECKKADMSVLEISGIILTRVKAVEQGMGYLMLAGLVTATLALLPYAFRLGQQLDLSSLTLLTPARLWGAAAGPADATACAFFLIVTVEKFCLAGLFFFMTCVAERTYRQRLLFAKLFSHLTSARKAKKSEIPHFRLKKVQNIKMWLSLRSFLKRRGPQRSVDVIVSTIFLLALSICFIICAQLLHNYKTFLDSVLNWELMVWAFALLLFLLRLATLGSETNSKYSNASVLLTEQINLYLRIEKKPNKKEELVLVNNVLKLAMKLMKELDTPFRLLGLTVNPLIYNITKVVILSAVSAVVSDRLGFNIRLWKIKS